A single Anopheles funestus chromosome 2RL, idAnoFuneDA-416_04, whole genome shotgun sequence DNA region contains:
- the LOC125762657 gene encoding 60S ribosomal protein L38 codes for MPQEIKEVKDFLIKARRKDARAVKIKKNETNTKFKIRCSRYLYTLVVKDMEKAEKLKQSLPPGLQVKEVK; via the coding sequence ATGCCGCAGGAAATTAAGGAAGTAAAAGATTTCCTCATCAAGGCCCGCAGGAAGGATGCGCGTGCCGTCAAGATAAAGAAGAACGAGACCAACACCAAGTTCAAGATCCGCTGCTCCCGGTACCTGTACACGCTAGTGGTTAAGGATATGGAGAAGGCAGAAAAGCTAAAGCAGTCGCTGCCCCCGGGCCTGCAGGTGAAGGAAGT